The genomic interval gatccagagatattcacaacgtcacaaactttacttcttttgtttagataaatggtcacatccacaacacaaccttgatcaatgaatctatgcgactgctaagtgctaatcctaattatactgtcacgtgaaagaatgcacctacgggataagtagtattttgactattctatattgcccacgcagacgaagttgcgggcaacagctagtataattataaagtttgtgTGCAAGAAATGATAATATaagaccaggggcccgattctcctaagttaataatgtcaaaatttaatagaaatcgaatcgaaATATGATCCCAATAatcgatatggttaaaactgcaaccatatcgggcattctgctactaaaataagaccaatcgtattccaacgacattcgattagtttgcgattggtctgctattttggtgattttggtctatacggtagtttgctctataataattttgcaatcgtaaatcatttgcagacaaaatgattcattattgaatgacagaaaaggataaaaacgtttatttcatagcaaaaatagcggaatgccacatacgcttcgatcgtaatcgagtcgggattggatctcagtcgaaccgagtcgaacgtgaatcgtatgtcgcttaagtaaaataaggagaatcgggcccctggtcgaAACCAAACAGCCATGATCATGAACGCAAGTAAATGTTTGACATAGGTCGAATTCAGAAAGAAACCTGGTAGCCAGCTCCGATCTTCTCATAACCTTCGTTCTTCCCATACACCGATCATTATCCACTCTTCTTTTCATATTCAATCTATTATTTTGTGGAATATGTAAGCATCGGGttatgagaatgaaggaatagggagtgcacttgtgtctgcgcaaatggtcgtgcactataatatgtgctgcgcagctggctgatctccagTGAGagcagccgccgtggccgaaaacgaccgtggacgccattattattattcatgtaCATCTATTTAGTTTTCAGTTATTGTCATTCATGTGTTTCTTAGTAATTAATGCACCTACCATattatctctgcatcaccctaaggttgaATGGAGAGAATGCCTATAACATTAAATCCGCCTGTGTAAAATAatgttgcataaagttaaataaataaatcttcagcagtaagtctgataccagtcttatcaaggggtattgcccgcgtagctgggttgaggaggtcaggcacgaatagggctgccatctgtccgggtttccccggatttgtcctcgtttggaggccgtccgggggccgtccgggcggggtttcaagaagtgtccggggaaaacccggacactttgcacctcattgaatttaagtatatgttaatattaaatgCATTAGGATAATGgaacaaattaggtattattttgtttaaaaaaatcgtactcgttttcggaaaaaatgcgatttacgccaaatgtccgggttttttaaatgtttttccgGGTTTGgtgaaattcgagatggcagccctaggcaCGAAGCTACTCcatgaaaaacactggtactcagctgcatccagttagaatggaagctgaccccaacatagttggaatgCTTACGTGGAAATCGAATCCCCTACCGACTCAACTAATCTACACCACGCTGTCGAAAGAAAGTAAGACTCAAAAACAATGATATAGACAATAGAATTAAAGTTTCTAATACACAATGATGCTTTGACTGCAGTGTATTTTGATAAACACTTTATTGTATGGGTCGAACAATCAGATTGGCTGCAATCGGGCCGGGTCATCTGACTCGCGATGACACTACCACTTAGTAGTGGTTCGATGGTCGACAGTGCATCATGACCCGGAGTGCCTTTACTGTAGCCATACTGGTACTGGTAAgtgattttttatattcttcaaTTCAATTAGATTAacctatggcattaagtccgcctttgtaatgtTAATTGCGTAcagttgagtaaataaataaccttctCTTGATTAACAGAAATTGTATATCAAACTTGTATTGATAAGCATTAGGGTTTTTGGTTTGATGCCTGATTCAGGAAGTATTGGACAGTTGAACTTACCAAGACATTAAGACAGTGATTGTTTAAATTGAATACATGCGTGCACATAAAGATCAAAACGTGGTTTCCCTCCCTACTTTAAGCTGATTACGAACGAACTTTTCATTTGGTTTTGCAAAATAAAGCACCCAATTAGAAAACATAAACTATCCCTAATAACGAAGGCAGAAATAGGTGCATGTCAAAAGTAGTCCTCCACAGCCTTATAGCCTTCTCAATATTTGTCTACCCTCAAAATAGCTCCCTCAAGGAAAATTATCTGATTCTATACAATACTGCCTTTTTCAGGTCGTCGCCCCAGCAGGACGGAGAGCGGCCCAAGGTATTGCAAAAACACGGGTCCTACACAGGACCAAGGGCCCACTTGAACCTCCAGGGTCCCGTATATTTCCGCGGCAGGCCCAGCACGAAGAAGCAGCCCCTTATGTTGGTGACTCATATCTTTCTCTTCGGGATAAACTGTtatatgtaattatgtttacttCATAACGCCCCTTGTAGCCAACGTAAATTCTTGATTGACTCTGACAATAAGTTAGCTCAAATCAACCGTGACGTATGTTAAATATATGTTTCTTCCGCAGTCCGTGAACAATGGCGAGTCAACTGAGGAACAGCAAGGGTACACCTACAACAGCTACTACGCTCCTTCCAGGGTGAACTTCCACGATATCTACAGCAACAGACTGTCGATGCTCGCCGAGGATCCCATGACCACAACCGCTAGGGACGACGAAACATTTCACTTACAAAACATACCTACGAAATACGTGGAGTTCCATCCGAAAACGCAAACAGTCCCCCCTATAACGTCACCATCGCCCATGTTTCTGCTGAATTCTTCGTTTATTAAAAATCAGACTGAACCTCAGCATATTTCCAAAATTTCAAGTACTACTTCTACAACTACTGAGGAACCTGAAGAAGCGAGTGTTAAAGTTATTCCAATAAAAGTCAATTATCAAAGAGGAGTATTAGATCTTCTCTTTCCAGCTGCCAGAGTTCGGACCTTCAAATCAGTGTTTGATACGTTCAGGAGACTCATGTCACACACTTTCCGATAGCCGATAGCCCTATGAACTGTTGTTGTGTAACTTTCTTgcaattattcaataaaattaatttataatgatgTGATggctttgaatttaatattgccctgctaaacatttttgaaaagataATCTTCATGGCTATGATAACTTTGTCGAACGTACAATAATTTACTTCTGatataattagaaataaagaagtACTGATAATAGTGTcaaagttttaaaaacattaagaGGAAACTACTCCGCCAActtattccattttaatttaGGTGAATCGGTCAAATCTTGACCTAGATCTTATACCAAAGAATATGAAAGAGAGAAAACTGACTTTATAGCAgcgtttaataattattatcaagtttattttacaGAGAGGGTCCAAAATTAAGCTTTAATAACAACACAATAAGGTTTTAAAGTGTTCgccatttcaaattaaattacatcTGTGTGgttgttttaagtatttaagtttCGTAACTGAAGTGCCAGTAAAAAGCGCAGTAACAACCTCTTCAGCGAATGCAGTTTGTGAAATGCCAGGACTTTCTGCTACCAGGGTTACATATGTCATGCAGGAATATCGCTATGTATAGATCTGGATCATTTgttctttatgtaggtacctacagcttGCTAAAAAACACAAACTAGACAGATAAAAGAATTCTCTTGCTGACGAGGGAAAACAACTTATCGTTGAGAGTTATTGTTAATACTTAGAGTTTATTGTAATGATAGTCTGTACCATATAGAGACACTGTGACATTTTGTTTGGGATGTAAACAGAAAACTATGTCCACTGTTAACGACTCACTAGGAACCATTGAAAAATCAATGTCATTGAAATTACTATGGCGCCTCCCGCTGTGGATGAAGCCTGAGGAAGATTTACTGACGTAACCccactatgttccttcttaTCATACCTTTacgtaccaaggccgcggtgactctttcaaacaatcctgcaGTAGTAACAACACGGACCAATCAATTCTCGCTCAGTATTCACCCAAAACACGCACCTAGCCTATAGTAAGGATTTACTACTTCACACAACAGCACTTGACTAAAACGTGATTCACACTGATTGCACTAATTACACTCGACACGCCTGCACTTGAGCCTCAGCGCTTTAGAGCGATAAAAGCGCTGTTGAGCGAACGCTTGTCTCCAATTAATTTTTTGGATTAACGCCAAACGTTAACGGTGAGGCCATTTCTTAGCCGAGATAAGTTTTAGTGTTAACAGTTGtagttgtaattaattttgttgggATAATTCATTTATTAGGAGCTACATCACAGCCTTCCTAACCACAGAGGTTGGTGGATCATGAGGTTAAGCAGCGTTTGACGCGGTCGGTAAATGAATGGGTGACCTTGTCACGACGAGTTCCGGAAGGCACGCTAATCACAATAACTTATCACGTCGTATCATTAACACTTTTCATCCGATTGCGGGATGTAGTTCCCTCAGTGAAATTACTAGTGTTCGTTATTCATATTCCATAGTTCAAGTGAAAagccataaaatattatcaatttaGATCTTATCACGATTATTACTCAAAACTGTCTCCCAAAAAATGAAACGCTGACAAAAATACTTTCAGAAATCTGTAGGCATAAATTGACCGTCCTGAATAATAATCACCTCATTGAAAATCAACCTCTAAACTTAATAACAAGAATCAATTAAGTTTACGAAGATTTGCAACGGAGAACAAAAAAATGTCGCTCAGCGTTTACGAAGGCttcgtttttttcttttcttttacactttttttattaaaatcaagcAAGCGCCGAGTCAGGGCACGAGgtgataattttatattcacGATTTATTCCAAGGGGCGCTGACAGACAGACTTTCAAGTCAAAATTATGGTTACAATGTCCTCGTCATAAGGTAAAGTTATCTAATATTATTTCACGGGTCGGTACTTTGATTTTCTTCTTTGATTAAGTTATTTCTAGGTTAAAAATGTCGGAATTGGATGAAAGATCAAGCACTCtccaatgcacgggtgtatcaatcaccaactttgagactccgggctgctttctGCAATTTTCTTAAGAGGACGCATTCGAAATTTTGGCGCCAATGATCTCAATtgttctcagtaaatacaaaacggatcaataTACagcttggttacctgaaagttcatgataaaaaccttattttgttagttttcaaaacatgattaggtaaattttttaacagagaaaaatatatcaaacatacctacatctttttaaaaagagattcacatcttatgggcaaacgggaccgatttactTTTTtcgtagttgagtatatacaatACATTCTCTTTAAAATAGTTTTGGAAGTATTGTTTAACAATTCGTCGCCTTAATCAAGCCCTAGATGCCACTATAGGGCAAGCCTCATTATTAACGCTCATTCTCCATATTTGCAAAAAGAAGGATGGGTCCTGCAGTGAGACACCTATAACACTATATGATACACAAAAATGACATACTGTAACATAAAACGACAAAAGCATGActgtattgaaaatataataattgaaacCAAATTGTATCGTGTTGATATATCAGGTATGTGTATGAAACGAACGGTAACAACTAAACGCTTGTCGAACAATGACGGCCAAACAAAGAATATGCGGGCTGCACCACAATGAGTTCATATTTGCATCGGTTATTAACCTATTGGTTTTTACTGACTAACTCCTGCTTCACAGCATTACCTGTGTGCACATAAGAGGGGCACCTAAGGGCCCTTATATATAAAAACGGAATAAAGTTACTCCAGGTACAAAGGCCAGAAGTCTGTAGGTATATTCCTAGACTTGGCTAAGGCTTTCGACACCGTATCTGTACCGATCCTCATAAATAAACTCGAGACCTTAGGAATTCGAGGAATACCACTCCAACTTTTTCTAGACTACCTGACAAACCGAAAGCAGGTTATAAAAATTGATAACAGTGTCAGTTGTGAGGAAAGTGTTGCTTTCGGTGTGCCTCAGGGCAGCGTAATGGGTCCCACGCTGTTCCTAATATATATTAATGACCTTTGCAATTTGATTTTGCGAAATGGTCAAGTAGTAACATTTGCAGATGACACAGTTTTACTGTTCAGTTCCAATACTTGGAAAGAAGTAACTGAAGCAGCAAATGAAGGGTTTGCTATAGTAACCTCTTGGCTGGACAATCATTTGTTGACACTGAATCTTGATAAAACTAAATTTGTTACTTTTACTATTAACGCCAGAACTCAACCTTCACCGGATTCAATAGTCATACAAACGCACAACTGCAACAGCCCATGTTCCTGTCATTGCAAACCAATTACTAAAACTAATTCTATAAAGTATCTCGGCGTGGTAATAGATCAGAACTTAAGCTGGAAGGAGCATGTCATGAAAGTAGGAAATCGTGCAAGAaagttgatttatatttttaaatcaattagaAACGCTTGTGACATTAAACTgctaataaaaatctattttgcATTATGTCAGTCTATATTGATGTATGGCTTGAATGTATGGGGAGGAACTTCAAAAACCACTATGTTAGTGGTCGAAAGAGCTCAACGCATGGTACTTAAGGTCATTTCTCGCAAAAAGTACACTTATCCAACACACCTACTTTACTCTGATCTAGGGGTTCTCACGGTacgaaaattgtttattaaaatagagATCATGGCACAACATAAGGTAAAACCGCACTTTACGAATAGGAGACGTTTGGATATAGTTTATAACATACCCAAATACCGTACTACCTTTGCACATAAATTCCATAACTATCTTGGACCTAGCCTTTACAATACAATAAGTAAAGATCTTAAATTGAAGAATCTTGATAGCCAAACATGTAAAGAAACTTTGGAGAAATACTTAAAAACACTAGACTACAACACCACTgaaaatctgataaaaaaattagtaTAAAAAGAGCACATAAATGTAAGCACACATCAACGCACACTTACTGTAACTTACACAAAACATACACTTAAACACactcatatacatacataaaataacacAGATTAACTACATACTTACTACACATACTATAATTCACAATAATGTacttaatttcttaaaatagcTTTAAGATATTTGTTGCCTGAGTCATTGTAACTGGAACCATGTGTGAATGTGTTGTAATAAGGTTGAGGAAGACTATCCGCTCGTGATACAGTTCTACACTAGTACGAGGGGATAGGGTGAACCAATCCAAAGACAACCAAACCACTTTCAATTTCATTACGCTGTTTTTTACATTTCTGCCTAAATTCTACTGTGACAATACctttattaaacttttgtatAGCTTTGTAACTTGCTTAATCCAACGCAACTAAATGTATTATTCTGTATAGTTGTCTCATATTtgtgaataaagttttttattattattattattattattaggtatatcttagcagggcacgccaccatagtggcggtaagtcccctcgaggagtggctcgggagaaATCAGGGCGCCCTCACGTATCGCATGACGCAGGTcatcaccggacacggttgttttgGGAAGtacctgcatcgaatcggtcgtgaggaggcgcccgggtgtcaccactgtgcggacagccccgaagacacggtggaccacacagtccaggagtgccctgcgaaggaagggcaccgccgggtcctcgtcgaggctttgggtggcggcgacctctcgcgtctggccctggttcaggccatggtccggggcgagagggaatgggatgccgtcgcctccttctgcgaagctttcatgctcgagaaggaggaggcggaacgccagagagttcgcacctctcatcccggccaccgcgctggaccaggtagacaccatgggcgccgggtgtcgcgagatgactgccggccaccgtaggcgtgggtctgtgggcggtgagttcgggtggctcatcgcccCTCTGTCTGttcgttgttccacgcgctcctcaaagagatgtcagcaaccccagcggggcccagtagggccaaggcctgccggggctgcgggttgttcgaaagagataccgcggccctagtacataaaaggcctatgacggaacacgacggtttttagtcaagtcgttaaaaaaaaaagaaatcttaGCAATAGTCATCTTATATataataaaccggccaagtgcgagtcggactcgcgcaccgagggttccgtacaaatcctgtatagataaaaagtgagtctcgcgccaaccgttcaggatctggaaaccctgagaaatcgagggcaactcttgaatattgtaggcacgcgtcgagtcactactaatgggatcttttatttttgagggattaatcacctaacgagcaacagtttaaggtttttttcgaaactgcctgacgagttgtaactgtcgaattgtaacaacgactgctagagagtaggattcggtgctgctggctttacgtttctagagtcttgacaaaagtgtaattctgtccctttctttgttttataaagtcagctttattttattttgtagcattttacaaacaaatccaccttcaaacataaaaaacaacaagaaaacaaaagcaagaaagaaattaaaaagatgttaggtgcatcggtttagaagtcggtgtctagaggatgcatctatatttatttaaccaccgagatctaaaccgatgcatataaatagttttgttgttgtttttagaagttgtttttttttttgtaaaaagtttttattttcaacttttgtgaaaagttctcgtcaatacgaataatataaacccaaacacgacgtaactaaaacataccgttgaggagttctctcgactttctcacgtctccatcatcaggtaagctctaaaccttcactgtttgatagtatcaccagacatacatctgagaatcaagttttaatcctatgcatgcctacaatttctgatagttgccctcgatttctcaggatttccatcatcagatcctgacctgatgacattggaaataaacggcgagtctctttcactacaaagaaatgatttctcaaatccgtcaaacttggtcgtttaaattccccattgaaatgaggaaaatatttgatgtttacacctgattttctctagattcccatggttcacattgatgcgactaatgccatagtaaatcagagcctttatcattatactgtgctatatttcgttcgtatccgccgtgggtatggtttccatactaaggtgcccgatgacctttgaatgatttaaaatttttcacagtttagaggcaattatatttaagaagtgtttgatatgaatttcaactttaatatctctacgtgttcatgtgaaaaagggtaggtagtaagtttataattattaaaaaaatattttatatcatgtaagcaaaaataatattttaatattttatgtaacttcaaatttatcattttcgcaatttttcctttatctgtactatataatgttgcttcgtgccgaatttcaagattctgcgttcacgggaagtaccttgtaggttttgattccctagcgtgtgacggaaattcgtctaaggtgtcggtataactgctgtatcttttgatcgcgttaacttagaagtttgattttttcactgcctaaagggacaatagacttaggtatttggtataaatttcaatttgatacctttattcgttcgtgagaaataaggtagttagtttcattttattaaaatatttttttttatattatacaactaaaaaaatgagattttcggaatttttcctatatttgcattatatgataATGCTTCATggcaaatttcaagactctgagtttacgggaagaatcctgtaggttttgattcctttgcgagtgtcgaaaatttgttgaaaatatcgacataatcggctgtatcgtttgattggcttggcttagaagtttgatattttcacagcttaaagggacaatagacttGAGTATTCCATGTAAATTTCAGCtagatacgtccacgcgttctcgagataaagggtcttgacagacagaaagacagacagacagacagacagacagacagacagacagacagacggacaacaaagtgatcctctaagggttccgttttttccttttgaggtacggaaccctaaaaatgaacttatatataaaaaattgctgttcgttagtctcagtaaaactccggaatggctggaccgatttggcttattttggttttaaaatgtttgtagaggtccagggaaggtttaaacgatacgaagttcgcggggtcaGCTAGTTTGTTATAAATTGGAATAACTTTGCTCCTTGTTTATTCATAAGGCGATGTAGTTTTAATAATTCCTACCACCGAGCTCACGAGCTCTGCCGAACCCAATAAAATTATCAACCATCCTCGGACGCCATCGTGACTTATGATTCATGGTCCCGTGCAGCTGCTCCTCATTATTCAttatacttcatcatcatcagtctccACAGTATCCTTACTGGGTTGGAGATTACAGCGTTAATAGAACAGGTTTTCTCGAGATATTTACCTTCACCTTTAATCTACCATTGCtcaagacatacttagaaagta from Helicoverpa armigera isolate CAAS_96S chromosome 19, ASM3070526v1, whole genome shotgun sequence carries:
- the LOC110376334 gene encoding uncharacterized protein LOC110376334 isoform X1; amino-acid sequence: MTRSAFTVAILVLVVAPAGRRAAQGIAKTRVLHRTKGPLEPPGSRIFPRQAQHEEAAPYVGDSYLSLRDKLLYSVNNGESTEEQQGYTYNSYYAPSRVNFHDIYSNRLSMLAEDPMTTTARDDETFHLQNIPTKYVEFHPKTQTVPPITSPSPMFLLNSSFIKNQTEPQHISKISSTTSTTTEEPEEASVKVIPIKVNYQRGVLDLLFPAARVRTFKSVFDTFRRLMSHTFR
- the LOC110376334 gene encoding uncharacterized protein LOC110376334 isoform X2, with translation MTRSAFTVAILVLVVAPAGRRAAQGIAKTRVLHRTKGPLEPPGSRIFPRQAQHEEAAPYSVNNGESTEEQQGYTYNSYYAPSRVNFHDIYSNRLSMLAEDPMTTTARDDETFHLQNIPTKYVEFHPKTQTVPPITSPSPMFLLNSSFIKNQTEPQHISKISSTTSTTTEEPEEASVKVIPIKVNYQRGVLDLLFPAARVRTFKSVFDTFRRLMSHTFR